In Ochrobactrum vermis, the following proteins share a genomic window:
- a CDS encoding DMT family transporter, whose protein sequence is MPVYAFLAIAIVSEVIGTLSLKASEGFTRLGPSLIVVVAYGLAFYFLSMTLKSIPVGVAYAVWSGIGVTLVALIGWLLFGQKLDMAAVLGMGLIIAGVIVLNLFSNTAQH, encoded by the coding sequence ATGCCGGTTTATGCTTTCCTTGCTATCGCCATCGTGTCCGAAGTCATCGGGACGCTAAGCCTCAAGGCATCGGAAGGATTCACACGGCTGGGACCGTCCCTGATCGTCGTGGTCGCTTACGGTCTGGCCTTCTACTTTCTTTCCATGACGCTGAAGAGCATTCCCGTCGGTGTCGCTTACGCGGTTTGGTCCGGGATCGGTGTCACACTCGTCGCTCTGATCGGCTGGCTGCTGTTCGGTCAGAAGCTCGATATGGCCGCAGTACTCGGCATGGGATTGATCATTGCCGGTGTCATTGTGCTCAATCTGTTTTCGAACACGGCGCAACACTGA